In Campylobacter sp. 2014D-0216, the following proteins share a genomic window:
- the dcuC gene encoding C4-dicarboxylate transporter DcuC — protein sequence MLGLCFALCSIILLVFMLYKKVNAHMALLLSGLLLLSLAGIFGLSPIIGEKQSLHLGFFDIFQVVNTKMSSTLAGLGLTLMCVAGFSAYMDHVGASYALFKVFEKPLKVVKSPYILLLVSYFVVQFLVLFIPSHAGLALLLMVTMYPILVRTGVSKLSALSIIAICQYIDHGPGSGNVILAAKTAEIDPAVYFVHYQLPTTCPIIIAVGIAVYFCSKYFDKKENFVFNRDEVERELAEHDGNNEELKKPPRIYAILPILPLVLILGFSSVVDSIMILMGITTIEEVTAASSTAIKMNVPVAMMISTFIAIAFEIIRYRSLVDTLNSIMVFFKGMGHLFVITVSLIICGQVFASGLLSVGFVDTLIDFAKNAGFSVFAIIIAVSILLAVCAFLMGSGNAAFFSFAPLIPNIAKSFGVDTISMIAPIQIMTGFGRCISPIAPAILAISAMAKVNPLQVVKRTLIPMLVAAIVNMIMTYIYL from the coding sequence ATGTTAGGTTTATGCTTCGCGTTATGCTCTATAATTTTACTTGTTTTTATGCTTTATAAAAAAGTCAACGCCCATATGGCGTTGCTTTTAAGTGGTTTATTATTGCTGTCTTTGGCGGGAATTTTTGGACTTTCTCCTATTATTGGTGAAAAACAATCGTTGCATTTAGGTTTTTTTGATATTTTCCAAGTAGTCAATACTAAAATGTCAAGCACCTTAGCAGGACTTGGACTTACTTTGATGTGTGTGGCAGGTTTTTCAGCTTATATGGATCATGTAGGTGCAAGTTATGCGTTGTTTAAGGTATTTGAAAAACCTCTCAAAGTAGTAAAATCCCCTTATATTTTACTCTTAGTTTCTTATTTTGTTGTTCAGTTTTTAGTGCTTTTTATACCTTCACATGCAGGTTTAGCACTGTTGTTGATGGTCACAATGTATCCAATCTTAGTGCGTACTGGCGTGTCCAAGCTTTCAGCGCTTTCAATTATTGCTATTTGTCAATACATCGATCATGGGCCAGGTAGCGGTAATGTGATTTTGGCTGCAAAAACAGCAGAGATTGATCCTGCGGTGTATTTTGTACATTATCAACTTCCTACAACTTGCCCTATTATTATAGCAGTAGGTATTGCGGTTTATTTTTGTTCAAAATACTTTGATAAAAAAGAAAATTTTGTATTTAATCGTGATGAGGTTGAAAGAGAATTAGCAGAGCATGATGGTAATAATGAAGAGTTGAAAAAACCACCTAGAATTTATGCAATTTTACCTATTTTACCTTTGGTGTTGATTTTAGGTTTTAGTAGTGTTGTAGATAGCATTATGATTTTAATGGGAATTACCACCATAGAAGAAGTGACAGCAGCTTCATCTACTGCTATTAAAATGAATGTACCAGTTGCGATGATGATCTCAACTTTTATAGCAATTGCATTTGAAATTATTCGTTATAGAAGTTTGGTTGATACTTTAAATTCTATTATGGTATTTTTTAAAGGTATGGGGCATTTGTTTGTGATTACGGTGTCTTTGATTATATGTGGTCAAGTTTTTGCAAGTGGACTTTTATCGGTTGGTTTTGTAGATACCTTGATAGATTTTGCAAAAAATGCAGGTTTTAGTGTGTTTGCTATTATTATAGCAGTATCTATTTTGCTTGCTGTGTGTGCATTTTTAATGGGATCTGGAAATGCAGCATTTTTTTCTTTTGCTCCACTCATTCCTAATATAGCAAAATCTTTTGGAGTAGATACTATATCCATGATCGCACCTATTCAAATCATGACAGGCTTTGGTAGATGTATTTCGCCGATTGCACCTGCTATATTAGCTATTTCAGCTATGGCAAAAGTAAATCCACTGCAAGTGGTAAAAAGAACACTTATCCCTATGCTAGTAGCTGCTATTGTGAATATGATCATGACTTATATTTATTTGTAA
- the metC gene encoding cystathionine beta-lyase: MNNKTKLIHLGRGDQNVEARSVNPTLMRASTILFKDHATWQKYRDLRKTDRVLTYGARGTATNFELEKLICELEGGYRAQLFPTGLAALAMVLLNYASKDAHILITDAIYGPVRTICDLFLAKMGVEIDFLKADASDVVEKIKPNTKLILCESPGSILYEIIDLPKLCEIAHKYNIPVAIDNTYSSGYFFNPLEYGADISVIAATKYLSGHSDVTMGIVITNEKEWQNFDKLPEALGFTTSPDDCYLVLRGMRTLDVRMRAHEKSADEVVEFLQSRKEVKTIFYPKLKTHPNHEVFMRDHKGANGMVTIEFADDISKEQAILFVDSLEYFSIGASWGGYESLATVTTPPRTATDWSKRGPFVRFHIGLEDSKDLIADLKQAFEKINLKG, from the coding sequence GTGAACAATAAAACTAAACTTATTCATCTTGGAAGAGGTGATCAAAATGTTGAAGCAAGATCGGTTAACCCTACCTTAATGCGTGCTTCTACTATACTTTTTAAAGATCATGCCACATGGCAAAAATACCGAGATTTAAGAAAAACAGATCGTGTTTTAACGTATGGAGCTAGAGGCACGGCAACGAATTTTGAATTAGAAAAACTAATTTGTGAGCTTGAAGGTGGATATAGAGCACAGCTTTTTCCAACGGGTCTTGCAGCTTTGGCTATGGTGCTTTTAAATTATGCGAGCAAGGATGCGCATATTTTAATCACTGATGCTATTTATGGCCCTGTTAGAACGATTTGTGATTTATTTTTGGCAAAAATGGGCGTAGAAATAGATTTTTTAAAAGCAGATGCAAGCGATGTGGTAGAAAAAATTAAGCCAAACACTAAGCTAATACTTTGCGAAAGTCCAGGTTCTATACTATATGAAATCATTGACTTACCAAAGCTTTGTGAAATCGCGCATAAGTATAACATACCAGTAGCGATTGATAATACATATTCAAGTGGATATTTTTTCAATCCTTTAGAGTATGGAGCGGATATTTCAGTGATTGCTGCAACTAAGTATTTAAGTGGGCATTCAGATGTGACTATGGGTATAGTTATAACCAATGAAAAAGAGTGGCAAAATTTTGACAAATTACCAGAAGCTTTAGGTTTTACCACTAGTCCTGATGATTGTTATTTGGTGCTTCGTGGTATGAGAACTTTAGATGTTAGAATGAGAGCACATGAAAAAAGCGCAGATGAGGTGGTGGAGTTTTTGCAAAGTAGAAAAGAGGTTAAAACGATTTTTTATCCAAAATTAAAAACTCATCCAAATCATGAAGTATTTATGCGCGATCATAAAGGTGCTAATGGTATGGTTACGATTGAATTTGCAGATGATATTTCTAAAGAACAAGCTATTTTATTTGTTGATAGCTTAGAATACTTTTCAATTGGAGCAAGCTGGGGTGGATATGAGAGTTTGGCTACGGTTACAACCCCACCTAGAACTGCAACAGATTGGAGTAAAAGAGGGCCTTTTGTGAGATTTCATATAGGTCTTGAAGATAGCAAGGATTTGATTGCTGATTTAAAACAAGCATTTGAAAAAATCAATTTAAAAGGATAA
- the purB gene encoding adenylosuccinate lyase, translating to MGVSVFDMRLLQDSWSTPAMRAIFSEENRIQKWLDVEAALAKAQAKLGIIPNEAAVEIAKKAHYQFMDMDYIFAEFKKTKHPLVPTVRGLEKACENGLGEYVHFGVTTQDIIDTGLVLQFKEAMALIKQDLKEIAKNLAKIAKEHKNTAMMGRTLALQALPITFGHKVAIWLSELNRHYERIIELEKRLYVGLIVGAVGTKASLSEKANEVEKLTLESLGLEVPDISWQPARDRFVELGYVLGNINATFNKIAHQLLILTHNEIDEIAEPFGKGQVGSSTMPHKRNPAVSENAVTVSNALRANIAIIGDIERHEHERDGQVWKMEWKLLPEAFLMLSVILANMKFVFEDLEVKKDKMLKNLNTLDGFVLAERVMFALSDHYGKQHAHEIVYENAMRGIENHKTFKEVLLDDERVSKVLSEKDIDALMDATTYVGYAPKLVDEFLEKIANAEILK from the coding sequence ATGGGTGTAAGTGTATTTGATATGAGACTGCTTCAAGATTCTTGGAGCACTCCTGCAATGAGAGCTATTTTCAGTGAAGAAAATAGAATTCAAAAATGGCTTGATGTAGAAGCTGCTTTGGCAAAAGCTCAAGCAAAACTCGGCATTATTCCTAATGAGGCGGCTGTGGAAATAGCTAAAAAGGCTCATTATCAATTTATGGATATGGATTATATTTTTGCTGAGTTTAAAAAGACCAAACACCCTTTAGTCCCTACTGTGCGTGGTTTAGAAAAAGCTTGCGAAAATGGTTTAGGTGAGTATGTACATTTTGGTGTAACTACTCAAGATATTATCGATACGGGATTGGTTTTGCAGTTTAAAGAAGCTATGGCTTTAATCAAACAGGATTTAAAAGAAATAGCAAAAAATTTAGCAAAAATCGCTAAAGAACATAAAAACACTGCAATGATGGGAAGAACTTTAGCTTTGCAAGCTTTACCTATAACCTTTGGACATAAAGTTGCAATTTGGCTTAGTGAGTTAAATCGCCACTATGAAAGAATTATCGAGCTTGAAAAAAGATTATATGTAGGATTAATCGTAGGTGCAGTAGGAACTAAAGCAAGTTTAAGTGAAAAGGCTAATGAGGTAGAAAAGCTTACTTTGGAGAGTTTAGGTTTAGAAGTGCCTGATATCTCATGGCAACCAGCAAGAGATCGTTTTGTGGAACTTGGTTATGTTTTAGGCAATATCAATGCAACTTTTAACAAAATCGCACATCAACTTTTAATCTTAACTCACAATGAAATAGACGAAATTGCTGAACCTTTTGGAAAAGGTCAGGTGGGAAGTTCTACTATGCCTCATAAGAGAAATCCTGCTGTAAGCGAAAATGCTGTAACAGTAAGTAATGCTTTAAGAGCAAATATTGCAATTATAGGCGATATAGAAAGACATGAGCATGAAAGAGATGGACAAGTTTGGAAAATGGAGTGGAAACTTTTACCAGAAGCTTTTTTAATGCTTTCTGTGATCTTGGCAAATATGAAATTTGTTTTCGAAGATTTAGAGGTTAAAAAAGACAAAATGTTAAAAAATCTTAACACACTTGATGGTTTTGTATTAGCAGAGCGTGTAATGTTTGCTTTGAGTGATCATTATGGTAAGCAACATGCGCATGAAATTGTATATGAAAATGCCATGAGGGGGATAGAAAACCATAAAACATTCAAAGAAGTCTTGCTTGATGATGAGCGTGTGAGTAAGGTTTTAAGCGAAAAAGATATTGATGCTTTGATGGATGCGACAACTTATGTGGGATATGCACCAAAGCTAGTTGATGAATTTTTAGAAAAAATCGCTAATGCTGAAATTTTAAAGTAG
- a CDS encoding MmgE/PrpD family protein encodes MYISEKLADFIVKLDYEMIPHEVKQRAKELMLDALGTALAAKNESCVLNATKAFESLSLNPSEKIWCEDKKLDVIYAAMVNAIAAHALDFDDTHTEAILHASAILAPLCLTYGFSVSKDGKKVLKAFIAGWEIAARVGIASKGSFHKRGFHTTAIAGIFGSVAASCVLLDLNKEQIINALGLAGSFASGVNEFLSNGSNSKVLHIANALKNGILVANFAKANMSGPLSIFEGRDNIFRAFGLEDECDKNELYKGLSEIWQVMQVSLKPYPSCHFAHGLIDCAVSLRNDGLKAQDIVSIRCFVDEVPIAFICDPIEAKYAPKSAYAAKFSMPFLMALAFFDGKITLKSYEDLNRADLIEFAKKISYEKKKSSGFPKYFPGHLEAILSDGKIIKKDMPINKGNFDNPLSFEELKSKFLSNATVSLSLTKAEELVEKVQNLEKLGDFHF; translated from the coding sequence ATGTATATAAGTGAAAAATTAGCTGATTTTATTGTCAAATTAGACTACGAGATGATCCCTCATGAAGTAAAACAAAGAGCAAAAGAGTTAATGTTAGATGCTTTAGGAACGGCTTTAGCAGCTAAAAATGAATCTTGTGTGCTTAATGCAACTAAAGCTTTTGAAAGCTTAAGTTTAAATCCTAGTGAAAAAATTTGGTGTGAAGATAAAAAACTTGATGTAATCTATGCTGCGATGGTAAATGCTATCGCAGCACATGCTCTTGATTTTGATGATACTCATACTGAGGCTATCTTGCATGCAAGTGCGATTTTAGCTCCGCTTTGTTTAACTTATGGATTTAGTGTAAGTAAAGATGGAAAAAAAGTTTTAAAAGCTTTTATTGCAGGCTGGGAGATTGCTGCTAGAGTGGGTATAGCAAGCAAAGGAAGTTTTCACAAACGTGGCTTTCATACTACTGCTATAGCAGGAATTTTTGGTAGTGTGGCCGCAAGTTGTGTTTTGTTGGATTTAAATAAAGAGCAAATTATTAATGCATTAGGTTTAGCAGGAAGTTTTGCAAGTGGAGTGAATGAGTTTTTATCTAATGGTTCTAATTCTAAAGTATTGCATATTGCCAATGCTTTAAAAAATGGAATTTTGGTGGCAAATTTTGCAAAAGCTAATATGAGTGGTCCTTTGAGTATATTTGAAGGAAGGGATAATATCTTTAGAGCTTTTGGCTTAGAAGATGAATGCGATAAAAATGAACTTTACAAAGGCTTGAGTGAAATTTGGCAAGTAATGCAAGTTTCGTTAAAACCTTATCCAAGTTGTCATTTTGCACATGGGCTTATTGATTGTGCGGTGAGTTTAAGAAATGATGGTTTAAAAGCACAAGATATTGTAAGCATACGATGTTTTGTAGATGAGGTGCCAATTGCGTTTATATGTGATCCAATCGAAGCAAAATACGCGCCAAAAAGTGCCTATGCAGCCAAATTTTCTATGCCTTTTTTAATGGCTTTAGCGTTTTTTGATGGTAAAATTACTCTAAAATCTTACGAGGATTTAAACCGAGCGGATTTGATAGAATTTGCTAAAAAAATTAGCTATGAGAAGAAAAAATCTAGCGGCTTTCCAAAGTATTTTCCAGGACACTTAGAGGCTATTTTAAGTGATGGTAAAATAATAAAAAAAGACATGCCGATTAATAAGGGTAATTTTGACAATCCTTTGAGTTTTGAAGAACTTAAAAGCAAATTTCTTTCTAATGCTACAGTAAGTCTTTCTTTAACAAAGGCTGAGGAATTAGTCGAAAAGGTGCAAAATCTAGAAAAACTAGGCGATTTTCATTTTTAG
- a CDS encoding FeoA family protein, producing MTLDALKDNEEAIIVGFNADKQLQARLFSFGFAKNQKIKKIRSSMTNSTIMIELNTTCVILRSSEAKIIEITKELK from the coding sequence ATGACTTTAGATGCATTAAAAGATAATGAAGAGGCTATTATAGTAGGCTTTAATGCTGATAAACAACTACAAGCAAGACTTTTTAGTTTTGGTTTTGCTAAAAATCAAAAAATCAAAAAAATACGATCTTCTATGACAAATTCTACCATTATGATCGAGCTTAATACTACTTGTGTGATTTTGCGTTCAAGTGAAGCAAAAATTATAGAAATTACAAAAGAGTTAAAATGA
- the feoB gene encoding ferrous iron transport protein B, with translation MRQIAVALVGQPNVGKSLLINVLCKANMKVGNFSGVTVEKAEARVFYKNYEIRLIDLPGTYALDGYSEEEKITKEFLQKGQYDLVVNVLDSTNLERNLILSASLLEAKVKMIMALNMQDEARQEGFNIDFKTLSQLLNTPCIGVSARTKENLHALLDLIITTHESAFQTKEQMYGNTMEDELKKICEFLEANEITYLDYSTKDLALALLKKEANIVISHALRKILDEALEKIHTTYQSNDIESILKEELILFSNKICAKVLSKNTKHQNHTKKIDAILINKYLGVPIFLFLMWTLFQLTFTLGQIPMDYIENFFAFLGDKVKDNISNEFIASALADGILSGVGAVVTFLPNIVILFFGIALLETTGYMARVAFLLDGILYKFGLHGKSFIPLITGFGCSVPAFMATRTLKNKKDRLLTLFIINFMSCGARLPVYVLFIGVFFPAEVAGNYLFGIYLLGAFLGLIAAKILRMSAFRGQDEPFVMEMPKYRMPNWNLVWFMVFNKAKMYLKKAGTFILIASLLVWFASNFPMQEDKTHNALSQELQIEKSYLGEFGKAIEPLFAPLGFDWRLSVSLVSGLAAKEVMISTMGVLYSLGDEIDETSLDLKEAIKDNIPFTTAIAYVLFVMIYNPCFAATIVFSKESGSKKYTLYLFLFTCLSAYFIALIGVNIAKLIIN, from the coding sequence ATGAGACAAATTGCCGTTGCTTTAGTAGGTCAACCTAATGTGGGTAAGAGTTTATTGATTAATGTGTTATGTAAAGCTAATATGAAAGTAGGTAATTTTAGTGGAGTAACAGTAGAAAAAGCCGAAGCTAGAGTGTTTTATAAAAACTATGAAATAAGATTGATTGATTTGCCAGGAACTTATGCTTTAGATGGTTATAGTGAAGAGGAAAAAATCACAAAAGAATTTTTGCAAAAAGGTCAATATGACCTTGTGGTAAATGTGTTAGATTCTACAAATTTAGAACGTAATTTAATACTAAGTGCTTCTTTGTTAGAAGCAAAAGTTAAAATGATCATGGCTTTAAATATGCAAGATGAAGCACGTCAAGAAGGTTTTAATATAGATTTTAAAACTCTATCACAGCTTTTAAATACTCCTTGTATTGGTGTGAGTGCAAGAACAAAAGAAAATTTACATGCACTTTTGGATTTGATCATTACAACACATGAAAGCGCTTTTCAAACAAAAGAGCAAATGTATGGTAATACCATGGAAGATGAGCTTAAAAAGATCTGCGAATTTTTAGAGGCAAATGAAATCACTTATTTGGACTATTCTACAAAAGATTTAGCGCTTGCTTTACTTAAAAAAGAAGCTAATATAGTCATTTCACATGCTTTGAGAAAAATACTCGATGAAGCTTTAGAAAAAATTCATACAACATACCAAAGCAATGATATAGAGAGTATTTTAAAAGAAGAGTTAATTCTTTTTTCAAATAAAATATGTGCAAAAGTTTTAAGTAAAAATACCAAACATCAAAATCATACTAAAAAAATAGATGCTATTTTGATCAATAAATACCTAGGTGTTCCTATCTTTTTATTTTTAATGTGGACTTTGTTTCAACTAACCTTTACCTTAGGTCAAATTCCAATGGACTATATTGAAAACTTTTTTGCTTTTTTAGGGGATAAGGTAAAAGATAATATTAGCAATGAATTTATCGCTTCTGCTTTGGCTGATGGAATTTTAAGCGGTGTTGGTGCAGTTGTAACTTTTTTGCCTAATATCGTGATTTTATTTTTTGGTATAGCTTTGCTTGAAACAACCGGATATATGGCTCGTGTTGCATTTTTACTTGATGGAATTTTATATAAATTTGGTTTGCATGGTAAAAGCTTTATTCCTTTAATCACCGGTTTTGGTTGTTCTGTGCCCGCATTTATGGCTACAAGAACTCTGAAAAATAAAAAAGATCGATTATTAACGCTTTTTATTATTAATTTTATGAGTTGTGGTGCAAGGCTTCCTGTATATGTGCTTTTTATTGGAGTATTTTTTCCAGCTGAAGTGGCTGGAAATTATCTTTTTGGAATTTATCTTTTGGGTGCTTTTTTGGGTTTGATCGCAGCTAAAATTTTAAGAATGAGTGCTTTTAGAGGGCAAGATGAGCCTTTTGTTATGGAAATGCCAAAATATAGAATGCCTAATTGGAATTTAGTATGGTTTATGGTGTTTAATAAAGCAAAAATGTATTTAAAAAAAGCGGGCACGTTTATTTTGATTGCGTCTTTGCTTGTATGGTTTGCGAGTAATTTTCCTATGCAAGAAGACAAAACTCATAATGCATTAAGTCAAGAACTTCAGATAGAAAAAAGCTATCTAGGAGAATTTGGCAAAGCAATAGAACCGTTATTTGCGCCACTTGGTTTTGATTGGAGGTTGAGTGTTTCTTTAGTGAGTGGTTTAGCTGCTAAAGAGGTGATGATTTCTACCATGGGAGTGCTTTATTCTTTAGGAGATGAAATTGATGAGACAAGTTTGGATTTAAAAGAAGCGATCAAAGATAACATCCCATTTACCACAGCTATTGCTTATGTTTTATTTGTGATGATTTATAATCCATGTTTTGCAGCTACTATAGTTTTTAGCAAAGAATCAGGAAGTAAAAAATACACTTTATATTTATTTTTATTTACTTGTTTGAGTGCGTATTTTATTGCTTTGATAGGAGTGAATATAGCTAAACTAATCATCAACTGA
- the tenA gene encoding thiaminase II, with the protein MLLDKLIKENKAIWDKYIHHEFVQKLQNGTLEKEVFLFYLKQDYIFLNHYAKCYALLALNANNAKEIQFAIKNQNYTLEGELELHRSILKLGVDVDSLSYKDESLTNIAYTRYLLSVGQSGDYLDMLCALSACAIGYAYIGETIYNDLDETALKNHPYREWVLTYSGKEFQDEIRSFKDFFNAYTNSVSEKKFKKLSEIFYTTVRLEVAFWQHSLEQKMQI; encoded by the coding sequence ATGCTTTTAGATAAACTAATAAAAGAAAACAAGGCCATTTGGGATAAATACATTCATCATGAATTTGTACAAAAACTCCAAAATGGGACCTTAGAAAAAGAAGTGTTTTTGTTTTATCTAAAGCAAGATTATATTTTTTTAAATCATTATGCAAAGTGTTATGCTTTGCTAGCTTTAAATGCAAACAATGCTAAAGAAATTCAATTTGCCATTAAAAATCAAAATTATACACTAGAAGGTGAACTAGAGCTTCATAGGAGTATTTTAAAACTTGGTGTAGATGTTGATTCATTAAGCTATAAAGATGAAAGTTTGACTAATATCGCTTATACAAGATACTTATTAAGCGTAGGACAAAGCGGGGATTATTTAGATATGCTGTGCGCATTAAGCGCATGTGCTATAGGGTATGCTTATATTGGAGAGACTATTTATAATGACTTAGACGAAACAGCATTAAAAAACCATCCTTATAGAGAATGGGTTTTGACCTATTCAGGTAAAGAATTTCAAGATGAAATTCGATCTTTTAAAGATTTTTTTAACGCCTATACCAATAGCGTTAGTGAGAAAAAATTTAAAAAACTAAGTGAGATTTTTTACACCACGGTAAGACTTGAAGTAGCTTTTTGGCAACATTCTTTAGAGCAAAAAATGCAAATCTAA
- the acpP gene encoding acyl carrier protein, whose product MAIFDDVKKVVVEQLSVDEDAVKMESKIIEDLGADSLDVVELVMALEEKFDVEIPDSDAEKLVKIEDVVNYIENLQK is encoded by the coding sequence ATGGCAATTTTTGATGATGTTAAAAAAGTAGTTGTAGAGCAACTTAGCGTTGATGAAGATGCAGTAAAAATGGAATCTAAAATCATTGAAGATTTAGGTGCTGATTCTTTAGATGTAGTTGAATTAGTTATGGCATTAGAAGAAAAATTTGATGTAGAAATTCCAGATAGCGATGCTGAAAAACTTGTAAAAATTGAAGATGTTGTTAACTATATCGAAAATCTTCAAAAATAA
- a CDS encoding beta-ketoacyl-ACP synthase II: MKRVVVTGIGMINALGLDKDSSFKAICDGKSGVDKITLFDTTDFPVQIAAEVKNFDPLSVCDAKEVKKIDRFIQLGIKAAREAMEDAKFDDTLNKEEFGVVSAAGIGGLPNIEKNSVTCAQRGPRKITPFFIPSALVNMLGGIISIEHGLQGPNISCVTACAAGTHAIGEAYKSIALGNADKMLVVGAEAAICAVGIGGFAAMKALSTRNDDPATASRPFDKERDGFVMGEGAGALVFEEYEAAKKRGAKIYAELVGFGESADAHHITSPTLEGPLRAMKKALKMAGNPKVDYINAHGTSTPVNDKNETAAIKELFKDQIPLVSSTKGQTGHCLGAAGAIEAVISLMALDQGVLPPTINQITADENCDLDYIPNTARRSEVNVVMSNSFGFGGTNGCVIFKKVD; the protein is encoded by the coding sequence TTGAAACGCGTTGTAGTAACAGGTATAGGAATGATCAATGCCCTTGGCTTAGACAAAGATAGTTCGTTTAAGGCTATTTGTGATGGTAAAAGCGGTGTTGATAAAATCACTCTTTTTGATACCACTGATTTTCCAGTGCAAATTGCTGCTGAAGTGAAAAATTTTGATCCTTTGAGTGTGTGTGATGCTAAAGAGGTTAAAAAGATAGACCGTTTTATTCAACTTGGTATTAAAGCAGCAAGAGAAGCTATGGAAGATGCTAAATTTGATGATACTTTAAATAAAGAAGAATTTGGTGTAGTTTCAGCAGCTGGTATAGGTGGTTTACCAAACATAGAAAAAAATTCTGTTACTTGTGCTCAGCGTGGACCGCGTAAAATTACTCCATTTTTTATACCTTCTGCTTTAGTAAACATGCTTGGTGGGATTATTTCGATCGAACATGGTTTACAAGGACCAAATATTTCTTGTGTTACAGCGTGTGCAGCAGGAACTCATGCCATAGGAGAAGCTTATAAAAGTATAGCTTTGGGCAATGCAGATAAAATGCTTGTAGTAGGTGCTGAAGCAGCTATTTGCGCTGTGGGTATAGGTGGTTTTGCTGCTATGAAAGCACTTTCTACTAGAAACGATGATCCAGCAACAGCATCAAGACCATTTGACAAAGAAAGAGATGGTTTTGTAATGGGTGAGGGTGCAGGTGCTTTAGTGTTTGAAGAGTATGAAGCTGCTAAAAAGCGTGGTGCAAAAATTTATGCTGAGTTAGTTGGTTTTGGAGAAAGTGCAGATGCACATCATATCACTTCGCCTACTTTAGAAGGACCGTTACGTGCTATGAAAAAAGCATTAAAAATGGCGGGAAATCCAAAGGTAGATTATATCAATGCGCATGGAACTTCTACTCCAGTTAATGATAAAAACGAAACGGCAGCGATTAAAGAGCTTTTTAAGGATCAAATTCCTTTAGTAAGTTCTACAAAGGGTCAGACAGGACATTGTCTAGGTGCTGCTGGTGCTATTGAAGCTGTTATTTCTTTAATGGCGCTTGATCAAGGTGTATTGCCGCCAACGATCAATCAAATTACAGCAGATGAAAATTGTGATCTTGACTATATACCAAATACCGCAAGAAGAAGCGAAGTCAATGTTGTAATGAGTAATTCTTTTGGTTTTGGTGGAACTAATGGTTGTGTAATTTTCAAAAAAGTAGATTAA
- a CDS encoding acetyl-CoA carboxylase carboxyltransferase subunit alpha yields MASYLDFEKNIQQIDEDLANAKIKGDEEAVKILEKNLEKETQKVYKNLSDYQRLQLARHPDRPYALDYIQAILTDAYEIHGDRAFRDDPAIVCYAGYIGGKKIIVIGEQKGRGTKDKLHRNFGMPHPEGYRKALRVAKMAEKFDIPVLFLVDTPGAYPGVGAEERGQSEAIARNLYELSSLKTITIAVVIGEGGSGGALAIGVADKLAMMKNSVFSVISPEGCAAILWNDPSKSEAATKAMKVTADDLKTQGLIDDVIEEPISGAHRDKESAMKNLSDYVLNALNELEKHDKRELAALRMQKIFKFGAFSE; encoded by the coding sequence ATGGCTTCTTATTTAGATTTTGAAAAAAATATTCAGCAAATTGATGAAGATTTAGCAAATGCTAAAATCAAAGGCGATGAGGAAGCGGTAAAAATTCTAGAAAAAAACCTTGAAAAAGAAACTCAAAAAGTTTATAAAAATTTAAGTGATTATCAACGTTTGCAGCTTGCAAGACATCCTGACCGTCCTTATGCGCTTGATTATATTCAAGCTATATTAACTGATGCGTATGAAATCCATGGCGATCGTGCTTTTAGAGATGATCCTGCCATTGTGTGTTATGCAGGTTATATAGGTGGAAAAAAAATCATCGTTATAGGAGAACAAAAGGGTAGAGGTACCAAAGATAAACTTCATAGAAATTTTGGTATGCCTCATCCTGAAGGTTATAGAAAAGCTCTTAGAGTAGCAAAAATGGCTGAAAAATTTGACATACCGGTATTGTTTTTGGTGGATACTCCGGGTGCTTATCCAGGTGTAGGTGCTGAAGAGCGTGGTCAAAGCGAGGCTATAGCTAGAAATTTATATGAGTTGAGCAGTTTAAAAACCATTACCATTGCAGTAGTTATAGGCGAAGGTGGAAGCGGTGGAGCTTTGGCTATAGGTGTTGCAGATAAATTAGCTATGATGAAAAATTCTGTATTTTCTGTTATTTCTCCAGAGGGGTGTGCGGCTATTTTATGGAATGATCCATCAAAAAGCGAAGCTGCGACTAAAGCCATGAAAGTAACCGCTGATGATTTAAAAACTCAAGGTCTCATAGATGATGTTATCGAAGAGCCAATAAGCGGAGCACATAGAGATAAAGAAAGTGCTATGAAAAATTTAAGTGATTATGTTTTAAATGCTTTAAATGAGTTGGAAAAACATGACAAACGTGAATTAGCTGCATTAAGAATGCAAAAAATCTTTAAATTCGGAGCTTTTTCTGAATAA